From Brassica oleracea var. oleracea cultivar TO1000 chromosome C3, BOL, whole genome shotgun sequence, a single genomic window includes:
- the LOC106334406 gene encoding uncharacterized protein LOC106334406 encodes MTATAEYGTATAEYATAKIAVWWDMKDCPIPGGYDAGQVRPSLEGAFKERGYSGPVSITAYGEQTQTPGHILQGLLSTGISVAHTRSESVHYMMYRDMVEWRGQNPPPATMMIISNKVRGVFDWDLLRLQQRTPYNLFLAYSVVPKVSILLSTSEEWCWKSLLKLSGPHVAVQGAKLYCNSCNFDTQSLKKFKKHIWSYEHVREEIINPTYDKVVCVTEEWGKNYKATPEFATAKIQVWWDMTSCPLPEGYDARRVRPSLEAAFKELGYSGPVSITAYGDHNHTPLQALSSTGVHALHCVPDLPDMASVVEKWHYDNPPRNATIMMVISDHVDWISHYLVELLQENNYKLFLAYSFRPSKTSFLLTSAEWLWESLLADFEQRRLVLHKCSSESGEPTATFNCSLCHFGTKSIDQFRKHLSTDKEHAKEEMRLPAVRKLNIKENRRSRVADFDRKGKRMK; translated from the exons ATGACGGCGACGGCTGAATACGGGACGGCGACGGCTGAATACGCGACGGCTAAAATAGCGGTATGGTGGGACATGAAGGATTGTCCGATTCCGGGGGGTTATGATGCTGGTCAGGTCCGACCGAGTTTAGAAGGGGCGTTCAAGGAACGAGGCTACTCTGGTCCAGTCTCCATCACTGCCTATGGCGAGCAAACACAAACCCCTGGTCACATCCTGCAAGGTCTCTTATCCACTGGAATCTCTGTAGCACATACCAGATCCG AAAGCGTACACTACATGATGTATCGGGATATGGTGGAATGGCGAGGTCAGAATCCTCCTCCGGCTACAATGATGATCATATCAAATAAGGTGCGAGGTGTCTTTGATTGGGATCTGCTCCGGCTACAACAACGGACGCCATACAACCTTTTTCTGGCTTATTCAGTTGTGCCTAAAGTATCAATTCTCCTCTCCACAAGTGAAGAGTGGTGCTGGAAAAGTTTACTTAAACTAAGCGGACCACATGTTGCTGTTCAGGGTGCCAAGTTGTATTGCAATTCTTGCAATTTCGATACCCAAAGCCTGAAGAAATTCAAGAAGCATATCTGGAGTTACGAGCATGTACGAGAG GAGATTATAAACCCTACGTACGACAAGGTCGTATGTGTAACGGAGGAGTGGGGAAAGAACTACAAGGCTACTCCTGAATTTGCGACAGCTAAAATACAGGTGTGGTGGGACATGACGTCTTGTCCGCTTCCCGAAGGTTATGATGCTCGTCGGGTCCGTCCCAGTCTAGAAGCTGCATTCAAGGAACTAGGCTACTCTGGTCCTGTCTCTATCACTGCCTATGGCGACCATAACCATACTCCCCTGCAAGCTCTCTCTTCCACTGGTGTCCATGCTTTACATTGCGTTCCCG ATCTCCCAGACATGGCTTCAGTTGTGGAGAAGTGGCATTATGATAATCCTCCTCGGAATGCTACTATAATGATGGTCATATCGGATCATGTGGATTGGATTTCACATTATCTTGTCGAGCTACTACAAGAGAATAATTACAAGCTTTTCCTGGCTTATTCGTTTAGGCCTTCCAAAACGTCATTCCTGCTCACTTCTGCAGAGTGGCTCTGGGAAAGCTTACTTGCAGATTTCGAACAAAGAAGACTTGTTCTTCACAAGTGTAGCAGTGAAAGCGGTGAACCTACCGCTACGTTTAATTGCAGTTTGTGCCACTTTGGTACCAAAAGCATTGATCAGTTCAGGAAGCATCTCTCTACTGATAAAGAACATGCAAAAGAA GAGATGAGACTTCCTGCCGTTCGTAAATTGAACATTAAGGAGAATAGGCGATCGCGAGTTGCTGACTTCGATCGAAAAGGCAAACGTATGAAGTAA